The following are encoded together in the Penaeus chinensis breed Huanghai No. 1 chromosome 20, ASM1920278v2, whole genome shotgun sequence genome:
- the LOC125035839 gene encoding uncharacterized protein LOC125035839 isoform X1: MKLLVVGLALLVGGAWAQHSFINRDTELLALPSDQLIHSDVELDAVESIIPPPQRNPVNLNVYYATPDQLPFGARLPGYEKIDYAYGYQIRDNQGPKNVETLPTTTVKTATEKDSVLGSFHSLFFPESLHLTPPDKEYLDPSPQSQSPKVDQPQVKSFLEVGGAYLPPDLDFKAELPSPAAPSDQYLPPEPETKFEAITTPPLPSNEYLPPDFEIKSEPTPTTPPTPADAYLPPNHIRSTELPPFLSEYLPPPLDLPASSDRGSRHPIPPTLPKPAAGAAWKVEQQSPVGGDQPTLQPLGIQTAHNEAPVEFVGKYTPSPPLGVEGVPEDRVIAVTVKPPLGVVAAAEDPPLHFKAETPAQLPVGAIGELKDEIIIADSEKSTQPPISIVGDLGTNKIYFQSETSKLEPYAIISEIQPETIEFQSEVVQLPPLALVSELQENSIRAYAEQPKPSPYAVVGEPVGNAIKAEAHSRPVVVGAIAKVNPVCEQNENCADDQICMDGLCVNACVIATGLCVGHASCVARRHIPGCVCPHMFTAVTHSRSGQDQYDCMPMMMMAAGTSRGVQITAGKASNTGYGFAPIADHRRTDTRIRYPPLAILSKMLLLRPPSGTPSA, from the exons atgaagTTGTTAGTCGTCGGTCTGGCGCTGCTCGTCGGCGGTGCTTGGGCACAACATTCAT TTATCAACCGCGACACAGAACTATTAGCTTTGCCCAGCGATCAACTGATTCACTCAGATGTTGAACTCGATGCCGTCGAGTCCATTATTCCTCCGCCTCAACGAAACCCTGTGAATTTGAACGTGTACTACGCTACCCCAGATCAACTGCCTTTTGGGGCGAGGTTACCAGGCTATGAGAAAATCGATTATGCTTATGGATACCAAATACGTGATAATCAAGGCCCCAAGAATGTCGAAACCCTGCCTACAACGACAGTTAAAACAGCAACAGAAAAAGACAGTGTTTTGGGCTCATTCCACTCATTATTCTTTCCGGAATCTTTACATCTTACTCCTCCTGATAAAGAGTATTTGGACCCTTCGCCTCAGTCACAAAGTCCGAAAGTAGATCAACCTCAGGTAAAATCATTTCTTGAGGTTGGTGGTGCATACTTGCCTCCTGATCTTGATTTCAAAGCTGAATTGCCATCTCCTGCAGCACCATCTGATCAGTATCTTCCTCCAGAACCTGAGACAAAATTCGAAGCAATAACTACACCACCACTACCCAGCAATGAATACCTTCCTCCTGACTTTGAAATAAAATCTGAACCAACACctacaacaccaccaacacccgcCGATGCGTACCTTCCTCCGAACCACATTAGGAGCACCGAACTGCCACCTTTTCTTTCTGAATATCTTCCACCTCCACTTGATCTACCAGCATCTTCGGACCGCGGGTCACGCCATCCCATTCCTCCGACTCTTCCCAAGCCAGCAGCTGGTGCTGCCTGGAAGGTGGAGCAGCAATCTCCTGTGGGAGGTGATCAGCCAACACTTCAGCCTTTAGGGATTCAAACGGCCCACAACGAAGCTCCTGTCGAGTTTGTCGGAAAATacaccccttctccaccccttggGGTTGAGGGTGTGCCTGAGGATAGGGTTATTGCCGTCACAGTAAAACCACCCCTAGGAGTTGTAGCTGCTGCTGAGGACCCCCCGCTTCATTTTAAGGCTGAAACTCCTGCCCAGTTGCCTGTGGGAGCCATTGGCGAGTTGAAAGATGAGATTATTATAGCTGACTCTGAAAAATCAACACAGCCTCCTATAAGCATAGTGGGTGATTTAGGAACAAACAAAATATACTTTCAGTCTGAAACTTCAAAATTGGAGCCTTATGCCATCATCAGTGAAATACAACCAGAAACCATTGAATTTCAGTCAGAAGTAGTCCAACTTCCACCCTTAGCTTTAGTGTCAGAACTACAGGAGAACTCCATTCGGGCCTATGCCGAGCAACCCAAGCCAAGCCCTTATGCTGTTGTTGGTGAACCTGTGGGCAACGCCATCAAGGCTGAAGCACACTCTCGTCCTGTGGTTGTAGGAGCTATTGCTAAGGTCAATCCTGTATGTGAGCAAAATGAAAATTGTGCTGATGACCAGATCTGCATGGATGGCCTGTGTGTCAATGCATGTGTAATTGCAACAGGACTCTGCGTCGGCCATGCCAGCTGTGTTGCACGAAGACATATTCCTGGTTGTGTTTGTCCTCATATGTTCACAGCCGTCACCCACAGCCGCAGCGGGCAAGATCAGTATGACTGCATGCCCATGATGATGATGGCTGCTGGCACCAGCAGGGGAGTTCAGATCACCGCAGGAAAAGCAAGTAACACAGGCTATGGTTTTGCTCCCATCGCTGATCATCGCAGAACTGACACGCGGATTCGCTATCCTCCACTTGCCATTCTGAGTAAGATGCTTCTGTTGCGGCCTCCATCCGGCACACCCTCCGCATGA